A window of Enterobacter ludwigii genomic DNA:
TTATCGCTTTTTGGCATTTCGCCGAAGGTGATTTTATAGAGGAGCTCGGCACCGACGGCTTGCTGATAGAAGGCGGTGGCCTCTGCGCAGTTACCGGCGAATGAGATGTAGGGACTTAACGGCATAATCTTTACCTCACGTAAGAAAAGCTCGTTAAGTGTAGTTCCTGAATGCCCGGTATGCGAAGCGCCACCGGGCAGGTCAATCAGTTCTTTTTCACGAATTCAGATTTCAGTTTCATCGGACCAAAGCCGTCAATTTTGCAGTCGATATTATGATCGCCTTCAACCAGACGGATATTTTTCACTTTGGTACCAATCTTCAGCATGGAAGAGCTGCCTTTCACTTTCAGATCTTTAATCACGGTGACGCTGTCGCCATCCGCCAGCAGATTGCCGTTCGCATCTTTTACGACAAGTGCATCTGCATCGTGTGATGGCTCGGCATCATTCCATTCATGGGCGCATTCCGGGCAGATAAACATGCCATTATCTTCATAGGTGTATTCAGAATTGCATTTTGGGCAGTGTGGGAGTTGCATATCGGTATCCTCAAAAAGTGTTAACGCGCTGGAAAGTGCCAGCTAAATGACGGCAGTGTGCCGAAAAAGGCGGCAAGTATAGCGCAAATCCACACGGTTGTCGGTGACATTGTTGATTAAAAAAATGCAAAAAGTGTATAGCGAGTGACATTTCCTGTCAGTCAGTTAAGCGATGCTTATGCCATTAACACGGTGGGAAGAAATGGCGTTAAATATATCGAATATTTTATTGCAGCAAATTGCTACGCTCCTTCATTTCGGATAAGGTGAAGCAACACATTGTTATTTATCTCCGGACTTCCCCGCCATTCATATCTTATGGTGGTGACGCATTACCTCTCTTTTTAGGTGGGTAAATAACGATGATATATCCTGAAGCTTCTTAAAAATGGGCTACGCTTTTTTCTTTTGGCCGTCAGGCCAGGAGGAGAGCTTCACACGCCATGCAAGGATAGTGAATTATTTCTGATTAGCATCAATCAGTTATATTTCGGCGAACATGTTTTCCACACGTGATCATATAAGCCTGAACAACATAATAAAAACCAGTGGCTTAATAAAAGTAATAAATTTGCGTTAAGGAAAGGCTTTTATCATGCACACACAGACCATTTTTGAATTAAGCCAGGAAGCAGAGCGTTTGTTACAGCTTGCCCTGCAAAATCTCG
This region includes:
- a CDS encoding phnA family protein — protein: MQLPHCPKCNSEYTYEDNGMFICPECAHEWNDAEPSHDADALVVKDANGNLLADGDSVTVIKDLKVKGSSSMLKIGTKVKNIRLVEGDHNIDCKIDGFGPMKLKSEFVKKN